One part of the Streptomyces nigra genome encodes these proteins:
- the secY gene encoding preprotein translocase subunit SecY, which yields MLTAFARAFKTPDLRKKLLFTLGIIVIYRIGTHIPIPGVDYRAVQVCIDQASTNQGIFGLVNMFSGGALLQITIFALGIMPYITASIILQLLTVVIPRLEALKKEGQAGTAKITQYTRYLTVALAILQGTGLVATARSGSLFPQCAVAGQIVPDRSIFTTITMVITMTAGTAVVMWLGELITDRGIGNGMSILMFISIAATFPASLWAIKEQGDLAGGWIEFGTVMLVGFVMVGLVVFVEQAQRRIPVQYAKRMIGRRSYGGTSTYIPLKVNQAGVIPVIFASSLLYIPALIAQFSSGTADWKVWVEKNLAEPNAPIHVTLYFLLIVFFAFFYVAISFNPEEVADNMKKYGGFIPGIRAGRPTAEYLSYVLNRITWPGSLYLGLIALVPTMALAGFGANQNFVFGGTSILIIVGVGLETVKQIESQLQQRNYEGFLR from the coding sequence GTGCTCACCGCGTTCGCCCGGGCGTTCAAGACGCCCGACCTGCGCAAGAAGCTGCTCTTCACGCTCGGCATCATCGTGATCTACCGGATCGGTACACACATCCCGATCCCCGGCGTCGACTACCGGGCCGTTCAGGTCTGTATCGACCAGGCGAGCACGAACCAGGGCATCTTCGGCCTGGTCAACATGTTCAGCGGCGGAGCGCTGCTGCAGATCACGATCTTCGCGCTCGGCATCATGCCGTACATCACGGCGAGCATCATCCTGCAGCTGCTGACCGTCGTGATCCCGCGTCTGGAGGCCCTGAAGAAGGAGGGTCAGGCGGGTACGGCGAAGATCACGCAGTACACCCGTTACCTCACGGTCGCGCTCGCCATCCTCCAGGGCACCGGCCTCGTCGCGACGGCCCGCAGCGGCTCGCTGTTCCCGCAGTGCGCGGTGGCCGGCCAGATCGTCCCGGACCGCTCGATCTTCACCACCATCACGATGGTCATCACCATGACCGCCGGTACGGCCGTCGTCATGTGGCTCGGTGAGCTCATCACCGACCGCGGCATCGGCAACGGCATGTCGATCCTGATGTTCATCTCGATCGCCGCGACCTTCCCCGCCTCGCTGTGGGCCATCAAGGAGCAGGGCGACCTCGCGGGCGGCTGGATCGAGTTCGGCACCGTGATGCTCGTCGGCTTCGTCATGGTCGGCCTGGTGGTCTTCGTGGAGCAGGCTCAGCGCAGGATCCCCGTCCAGTACGCCAAGCGCATGATCGGACGCCGCTCCTACGGCGGCACGTCCACGTACATCCCGCTCAAGGTGAACCAGGCCGGTGTGATCCCGGTCATCTTCGCCTCGTCGCTGCTCTACATCCCGGCGCTCATCGCGCAGTTCTCCAGCGGGACCGCGGACTGGAAGGTCTGGGTCGAGAAGAACCTGGCCGAGCCCAACGCCCCGATCCACGTCACTTTGTACTTCCTGCTGATCGTCTTCTTCGCCTTCTTCTACGTCGCCATCTCCTTCAACCCCGAAGAAGTCGCCGACAACATGAAGAAGTATGGTGGCTTCATCCCGGGCATCCGGGCTGGCCGACCGACCGCTGAGTACCTGAGCTACGTACTCAACCGGATCACCTGGCCGGGTTCGCTGTACTTGGGCCTGATCGCTCTCGTGCCGACAATGGCGTTGGCTGGTTTTGGGGCAAACCAGAACTTCGTGTTCGGCGGGACCAGCATCCTGATCATCGTGGGTGTGGGACTCGAGACCGTGAAGCAGATCGAGAGCCAGCTCCAGCAGCGCAATTACGAAGGGTTCCTCCGCTGA
- a CDS encoding adenylate kinase, which translates to MRIVLVGPPGAGKGTQAAFLANNLSIPHISTGDLFRANISQQTDLGKLAKSYMDAGNLVPDEVTIGMAKDRMEQPDAEHGFLLDGFPRNVSQAEALDEMLSAAGMKLDAVLDLEVPEDEVVKRIAGRRVCRKDSSHVFHVTYSPPKQEGVCDVCGGELYQRDDDSEETVRKRLEVYHTQTEPIIDYYKAQGLVVTISALGKVEDVTARAMQALQRDKAGQQ; encoded by the coding sequence ATGCGAATCGTCCTCGTCGGGCCGCCGGGTGCCGGGAAGGGAACGCAGGCCGCGTTCCTGGCCAACAACCTGTCGATCCCGCACATCTCCACGGGCGACCTGTTCCGCGCCAACATCAGCCAGCAGACGGACCTCGGCAAGCTCGCGAAGTCCTACATGGACGCGGGCAACCTGGTGCCGGACGAGGTCACCATCGGGATGGCCAAGGACCGCATGGAGCAGCCGGACGCCGAGCACGGCTTCCTGCTCGACGGCTTCCCGCGCAATGTGTCGCAGGCCGAGGCGCTCGACGAGATGCTCAGCGCCGCGGGTATGAAGCTCGACGCGGTGCTGGATCTCGAGGTCCCCGAGGACGAGGTCGTCAAGCGGATCGCCGGGCGGCGGGTCTGCCGCAAGGACTCCAGCCACGTCTTCCACGTGACGTACAGCCCGCCGAAGCAGGAGGGCGTCTGCGACGTCTGTGGCGGCGAGCTGTACCAGCGGGACGACGACTCGGAGGAGACGGTCCGCAAGCGGCTCGAGGTCTACCACACGCAGACCGAGCCGATCATCGACTACTACAAGGCGCAGGGTCTGGTCGTGACCATCTCCGCGCTCGGCAAGGTCGAGGACGTCACGGCGCGCGCCATGCAGGCGCTGCAGCGCGACAAGGCCGGGCAGCAGTAG
- the map gene encoding type I methionyl aminopeptidase — protein sequence MVQIKNPEQIAKMRQAGLVVAAIHAATREAAVPGASTKDLDEVARKVLAEHGAKSNFLGYGGFPATICTSVNDVVVHGIPSEEVVLKDGDIISIDCGAIVDGWHGDAAYTAFVGSGHAPELVELSRVTEESMWAGIAAMKLGNRLVDISRAIETYIRRQPKPGGGRYGIIEDYGGHGIGTEMHMDPHLLNYVERRRGKGPKLVPGFCLAIEPMVSLGTPKTEVLEDDWTVITTDGTWSSHWEHSVALTEQGPLVLTAPDGGKAKLAELGVTAAPDPLA from the coding sequence ATGGTGCAGATCAAGAACCCCGAGCAGATCGCCAAGATGCGGCAGGCGGGGCTCGTCGTCGCCGCCATCCACGCCGCCACGCGGGAGGCCGCGGTGCCGGGGGCCAGCACCAAGGACCTGGACGAGGTCGCGCGCAAGGTGCTCGCCGAGCACGGCGCCAAGTCGAACTTCCTGGGTTACGGCGGCTTCCCCGCGACGATCTGCACGTCCGTGAACGACGTCGTCGTCCACGGCATCCCGTCGGAGGAGGTCGTCCTCAAGGACGGCGACATCATCTCCATCGACTGCGGCGCCATCGTCGACGGCTGGCACGGCGACGCCGCCTACACGGCCTTCGTGGGTTCCGGGCACGCCCCCGAGCTGGTCGAGCTCTCCCGGGTGACCGAGGAGTCGATGTGGGCGGGCATCGCCGCCATGAAGCTCGGGAACCGCCTCGTGGACATCTCCCGTGCCATCGAGACGTACATCCGCCGCCAGCCCAAGCCGGGCGGCGGCCGCTACGGGATCATCGAGGACTACGGCGGCCACGGCATCGGCACCGAGATGCACATGGACCCGCATCTGCTGAACTACGTGGAGCGCCGGCGGGGCAAGGGCCCCAAGCTGGTCCCCGGCTTCTGCCTGGCCATCGAGCCGATGGTGTCGCTCGGCACGCCGAAGACCGAGGTCCTCGAGGACGACTGGACGGTCATCACGACCGACGGCACCTGGTCCTCCCACTGGGAGCACTCGGTCGCGCTCACCGAGCAGGGCCCTCTGGTCCTCACGGCCCCCGACGGTGGCAAGGCCAAGCTGGCCGAGCTCGGCGTGACTGCTGCTCCCGATCCGCTTGCGTAA
- the infA gene encoding translation initiation factor IF-1, with protein MAKKQGAIEIEGTVVESLPNAMFKVELQNGHQVLAHISGKMRMHYIRILPDDRVVVELSPYDLTRGRIVYRYK; from the coding sequence GTGGCCAAGAAGCAAGGTGCCATCGAGATCGAGGGCACTGTCGTCGAGTCTCTGCCGAACGCCATGTTCAAGGTCGAGCTCCAGAACGGCCACCAGGTCCTGGCACACATCAGCGGCAAGATGCGTATGCACTACATCCGCATCCTCCCTGACGACCGGGTCGTGGTGGAGTTGTCTCCGTACGACCTCACGCGTGGCCGGATCGTCTACCGCTACAAGTAG
- the rpmJ gene encoding 50S ribosomal protein L36 translates to MKVKPSVKKICDKCRVIRRHGRVMVICDNPRHKQRQG, encoded by the coding sequence ATGAAGGTCAAGCCGAGCGTCAAGAAGATCTGCGACAAGTGCAGGGTGATCCGCCGTCACGGCCGGGTCATGGTCATCTGCGACAACCCGCGCCACAAGCAGCGCCAGGGCTGA
- the rpsM gene encoding 30S ribosomal protein S13, whose amino-acid sequence MARVSGVDIPREKRVEIALTYVFGIGRTLSQQTLAATGVDPNTRVRDLSEEQLVAIREYVDNNIKTEGDLRREIQADIRRKVEIGTYQGLRHRRGLPVRGQRTSTNARTRKGPRRAIAGKKKPGKK is encoded by the coding sequence ATGGCACGCGTTTCCGGTGTTGACATCCCGCGCGAAAAGCGCGTGGAGATCGCCCTCACCTACGTGTTCGGCATCGGCCGGACCCTTTCGCAGCAGACGCTGGCCGCGACCGGCGTCGACCCGAACACCCGCGTCCGCGACCTCTCCGAGGAGCAGCTCGTCGCGATCCGCGAGTACGTCGACAACAACATCAAGACCGAGGGTGACCTCCGTCGCGAGATCCAGGCCGACATCCGCCGCAAGGTCGAGATCGGCACCTACCAGGGTCTGCGTCACCGTCGCGGCCTGCCCGTCCGCGGTCAGCGCACCAGCACCAACGCGCGTACCCGCAAGGGCCCGCGTCGCGCCATCGCCGGCAAGAAGAAGCCGGGCAAGAAGTAG
- the rpsK gene encoding 30S ribosomal protein S11: protein MRRKEKKNVAHGHAHIKSTFNNTIVSITDPSGNVISWASAGHVGFKGSRKSTPFAAQMAAESAARRAQEHGMRKVDVFVKGPGSGRETAIRSLQATGLEVGSIQDVTPTPHNGCRPPKRRRV, encoded by the coding sequence GTGCGCCGCAAGGAAAAGAAGAACGTCGCTCACGGCCACGCGCACATCAAGAGCACGTTCAACAACACGATCGTCTCCATCACGGACCCGTCGGGCAACGTGATCTCCTGGGCCTCCGCCGGCCACGTCGGCTTCAAGGGCTCCCGGAAGTCCACGCCGTTCGCCGCGCAGATGGCCGCCGAGTCGGCTGCCCGCCGCGCTCAGGAGCACGGCATGCGCAAGGTCGACGTGTTCGTCAAGGGCCCGGGTTCCGGTCGTGAGACCGCGATCCGCTCCCTGCAGGCCACGGGCCTCGAGGTCGGCTCCATCCAGGACGTCACCCCGACCCCGCACAACGGCTGCCGTCCGCCGAAGCGCCGTCGCGTCTGA
- a CDS encoding DNA-directed RNA polymerase subunit alpha: protein MLIAQRPSLTEEVVDEFRSRFVIEPLEPGFGYTLGNSLRRTLLSSIPGAAVTSIRIDGVLHEFTTVPGVKEDVTDLILNIKQLVVSSEHDEPVVMYLRKQGPGLVTAADIAPPAGVEVHNPDLVLATLNGKGKLEMELTVERGRGYVSAVQNKQVGQEIGRIPVDSIYSPVLKVTYKVEATRVEQRTDFDKLIVDVETKQAMRPRDAMASAGKTLVELFGLARELNIDAEGIDMGPSPTDAALAADLALPIEELELTVRSYNCLKREGIHSVGELVARSEADLLDIRNFGAKSIDEVKAKLAGMGLALKDSPPGFDPTAAADAFGADDDADAGFVETEQY, encoded by the coding sequence ATGCTGATCGCTCAGCGTCCCTCGTTGACCGAAGAGGTCGTCGACGAATTCCGCTCCCGGTTCGTGATCGAGCCGCTGGAGCCGGGCTTCGGCTACACCCTCGGCAACTCCCTCCGCCGCACCCTCCTGTCGTCGATCCCCGGTGCCGCTGTCACCAGCATCCGCATCGACGGCGTCCTGCACGAGTTCACCACCGTGCCGGGCGTCAAGGAGGACGTCACCGACCTGATCCTCAACATCAAGCAGCTGGTCGTCTCCTCGGAGCACGACGAGCCGGTCGTGATGTACCTGCGCAAGCAGGGCCCGGGTCTGGTCACCGCCGCCGACATCGCGCCCCCGGCCGGTGTCGAGGTGCACAACCCCGACCTCGTCCTCGCCACGCTCAACGGCAAGGGCAAGCTGGAGATGGAGCTGACGGTCGAGCGCGGCCGCGGTTACGTCTCCGCCGTGCAGAACAAGCAGGTGGGCCAGGAGATCGGCCGTATCCCGGTCGACTCGATCTACTCGCCGGTGCTGAAGGTCACGTACAAGGTCGAGGCCACGCGTGTCGAGCAGCGGACCGACTTCGACAAGCTGATCGTCGACGTCGAGACCAAGCAGGCGATGCGTCCCCGTGACGCCATGGCCTCCGCCGGCAAGACCCTGGTCGAGCTGTTCGGTCTCGCCCGCGAGCTGAACATCGACGCCGAGGGCATCGACATGGGTCCGTCCCCGACGGACGCCGCGCTCGCCGCCGATCTGGCGCTGCCGATCGAGGAGCTGGAGCTCACCGTTCGGTCGTACAACTGCCTCAAGCGCGAGGGCATCCACTCCGTGGGTGAGCTGGTCGCCCGCTCCGAGGCGGACCTGCTGGACATCCGCAACTTCGGTGCGAAGTCCATCGACGAGGTCAAGGCCAAGCTGGCGGGCATGGGCCTGGCGCTCAAGGACTCGCCTCCCGGGTTCGACCCCACCGCTGCCGCGGACGCCTTCGGGGCGGACGACGACGCGGACGCGGGCTTTGTGGAGACCGAGCAGTACTAG
- the rplQ gene encoding 50S ribosomal protein L17, producing the protein MPKPTKGARLGGSAAHEKLLLANLAKSLFEHGRITTTEAKARRLRPYAERLITKAKKGDLHNRRQVLQVITDKGIVHTLFTEIGPRYENRPGGYTRITKVGNRRGDNAPMAVIELVEALTVAQEATGEAEAATKRAAKDAEATEATVDTTKADEAPAEESKDA; encoded by the coding sequence ATGCCGAAGCCCACCAAGGGTGCCCGTCTGGGCGGCAGCGCCGCGCACGAGAAGCTCCTCCTCGCGAACCTGGCGAAGAGCCTCTTCGAGCACGGCCGGATCACCACCACCGAGGCGAAGGCCCGCCGTCTGCGGCCGTACGCCGAGCGTCTGATCACCAAGGCGAAGAAGGGCGACCTTCACAACCGCCGTCAGGTGCTCCAGGTCATCACGGACAAGGGCATCGTCCACACGCTCTTCACCGAGATCGGCCCGCGGTACGAGAACCGCCCGGGTGGCTACACCCGGATCACCAAGGTCGGTAACCGCCGTGGCGACAACGCGCCCATGGCTGTCATCGAGCTGGTCGAGGCGCTGACGGTCGCCCAGGAGGCCACCGGTGAGGCCGAGGCCGCCACCAAGCGTGCCGCCAAGGACGCCGAGGCCACCGAGGCCACGGTCGACACGACCAAGGCCGACGAGGCTCCCGCCGAGGAGTCGAAGGACGCCTAG
- the truA gene encoding tRNA pseudouridine(38-40) synthase TruA — protein sequence MSDEVEPGYVRLRLDLSYDGTEFSGWAKQAGGRRTVQGEIEDALRTVTRSGDTTYELTVAGRTDAGVHARGQVAHVDLPRAVWAEHSEKLLKRLAGRLPRDVRVWALREAPAGFNARFSAVWRRYAYRVTDNPGGVDPLLRNHVLWHDWPLDVDAMNEAARRLLGEHDFAAYCKKREGATTIRTLQELSLVRGDDGIITATVRADAFCHNMVRSLIGALLFVGDGHRPPDWPGKVLAAGVRDSAVHVVRPHGLTLEEVGYPADELLAARNKEARNKRTLPGAGCC from the coding sequence GTGAGTGACGAAGTGGAACCCGGGTACGTACGGCTGCGCCTCGATCTGTCGTACGACGGCACCGAGTTCTCCGGGTGGGCCAAGCAGGCCGGCGGGCGGCGGACCGTCCAGGGGGAGATCGAGGACGCGCTGCGGACCGTCACACGGTCCGGGGACACCACGTACGAGCTGACCGTGGCGGGGCGGACGGACGCCGGGGTGCACGCGCGCGGGCAGGTCGCGCACGTGGATCTACCGCGCGCGGTGTGGGCCGAGCACAGCGAGAAGCTGCTCAAGCGGCTCGCCGGGCGGCTGCCCAGGGATGTGCGCGTGTGGGCGCTGCGCGAGGCGCCGGCCGGGTTCAACGCCCGGTTCTCGGCGGTGTGGCGGCGGTACGCCTATCGCGTGACCGACAACCCCGGGGGCGTCGATCCGCTGCTGCGCAACCACGTCCTGTGGCACGACTGGCCGCTCGACGTGGACGCCATGAACGAGGCGGCGCGGCGGCTCCTCGGGGAGCACGACTTCGCGGCGTACTGCAAGAAGCGCGAGGGCGCGACGACCATCCGCACGCTCCAGGAGCTGAGCCTGGTGCGCGGCGACGACGGGATCATCACGGCGACCGTGCGGGCGGACGCCTTCTGCCACAACATGGTGCGCTCGCTGATCGGCGCGCTGCTGTTCGTGGGGGACGGGCACCGCCCGCCCGACTGGCCGGGCAAGGTGCTGGCGGCCGGTGTCCGGGACTCCGCCGTGCACGTCGTACGGCCGCACGGGCTGACCCTCGAGGAGGTCGGCTACCCCGCGGACGAGCTGCTCGCCGCGCGGAACAAGGAGGCGCGCAACAAGCGGACGCTGCCCGGGGCCGGCTGCTGCTGA
- a CDS encoding CapA family protein, with the protein MAACTSSEPSGTQVKPGGRSFTVAAAGDVLIHPELVDQAAKDAERTGEGQAGLDFGPLMAGVKPVISKADLAICHMETPVGTPKGPFEGYPEFLVPPQILTTLKDVGYDTCSTASNHTFDHGLKAVKRTLDAMDKVGLGHTGSARTPKEAEQINIRDVNGVKVAHLAFSWESFLNPTPEKQQWAFNRLSTDEIKKAEARARKKGAEVVILSVHWGLEHYNEPSVPQLELAERITEETGVDLVIGHHAHVVQPIQKVNGTWIAYSLGNQVARHSSPTGLTEEGAIGWFEFKETTDGWKVDARYRTTLVDIPPELEAGEKAPKGAVVDHRLVDVQDALDHPGELSEERIARYRLAADRTRGFLYNRGAPGGDGLEPLSLGK; encoded by the coding sequence GTGGCCGCCTGTACCTCCTCCGAGCCGTCCGGTACCCAGGTGAAGCCGGGTGGCCGCTCGTTCACCGTCGCCGCCGCGGGTGATGTGCTCATCCACCCCGAGCTGGTCGACCAGGCGGCCAAGGACGCCGAGAGGACCGGGGAGGGGCAGGCCGGGCTGGACTTCGGACCGCTCATGGCGGGCGTGAAGCCCGTCATCAGCAAGGCCGACCTGGCCATCTGTCACATGGAGACGCCGGTCGGCACCCCCAAGGGACCCTTCGAGGGGTACCCCGAGTTCCTGGTCCCGCCGCAGATCCTCACGACCCTCAAGGACGTGGGGTACGACACCTGCTCGACGGCCTCCAATCACACCTTCGACCATGGCCTGAAGGCCGTGAAGCGCACGCTGGACGCCATGGACAAGGTGGGCCTCGGCCACACCGGGTCCGCGCGGACGCCGAAGGAAGCAGAGCAGATCAACATCCGGGACGTCAACGGCGTCAAGGTCGCTCACCTGGCGTTCTCGTGGGAGTCGTTCCTCAACCCGACGCCCGAGAAGCAGCAGTGGGCGTTCAACCGGCTCAGCACCGACGAGATCAAGAAGGCCGAGGCGCGCGCCCGTAAGAAGGGCGCCGAGGTCGTGATCCTCTCCGTGCACTGGGGTCTGGAGCACTACAACGAGCCGAGCGTGCCGCAGCTGGAGCTGGCCGAGCGGATCACCGAGGAGACCGGGGTCGACCTGGTGATCGGTCACCACGCGCACGTCGTGCAGCCCATCCAGAAGGTCAACGGCACCTGGATCGCCTACAGCCTGGGCAACCAGGTCGCCCGGCACTCCTCGCCGACCGGCCTCACCGAGGAGGGCGCGATCGGCTGGTTCGAGTTCAAGGAGACGACGGACGGCTGGAAGGTCGACGCGCGCTACCGGACCACGCTGGTCGACATCCCGCCGGAGCTGGAGGCGGGGGAGAAGGCCCCGAAGGGCGCGGTCGTCGACCACCGGCTGGTGGACGTCCAGGACGCGCTCGACCACCCCGGCGAGCTGTCCGAGGAGCGGATCGCCCGCTATCGGCTGGCCGCCGACCGGACGCGCGGCTTCCTCTACAACCGGGGCGCACCCGGCGGCGACGGCCTCGAGCCGCTGTCCCTCGGGAAGTGA
- a CDS encoding HAMP domain-containing protein: MPLLGGVRPPIALLCLLIVALAGLTAKVLGPAGEPVVPKAVLGSQQHFAEDGAIALRASIDERVTDLNRTAAVLNAGKYTEPERVLSDLSNTYQKWTGTTVLDLESGKVLAARGETIPLGWLDKDALTGDNALTPRMVRLKTGDVRLMTMALLDWKDRPQQLLIASNSLSVPAINLGPFRSMAVVARGGEILATAGFEQAEALNSDAERDELTFLQKQMSRLSEDAAEETEEDPVSAREPGSRGYPGVSGTLLGDSYNGRIATAGYASLASADPEQRKSVGAGLGLTVVAMLPVVQEEAAGQERELYGLIAAGVLVVVGLLAAALLWRAVQRPLLALFLESRRLARGDLTRPVAVPRWGEAARVGAALERLRAQLAGGDVEPSTQRTGRRGRFGLRVPLALTAFLLLLWCVPVGLLLNRTDASVSVPSTMVNDQRDRTDLVADRVRRALNEAQADLASMTRLIDPSDADTASDVLSDALREHTRYGSLYVLDRGGEVIARAGDEPHAGWGDDEGTKGEDAPLIRVTGEGGKKPVIQAAAAVPEHKGMTLVGEIRVEFLNSLLARPGLGEVRVVDAKARTIGASDGFLAFEGLPRDSLTDLVKAGGLRVGAGPVENGLLIREGRSVTVAAAAPFSGGGVASDIGWTVVSWQNAKHFEIAAYEREDRSVLAGMLGLALIVVCLGWIHLVVVRPLRALASSAEKLADGDLKTVLYPRYHDEVGAVVRSLELVRQQLQARRQNQARRSAEPRLGAGGR; this comes from the coding sequence ATGCCGCTGCTGGGCGGCGTGCGCCCGCCGATCGCGCTGCTGTGCCTGCTGATCGTCGCCCTGGCCGGGCTGACCGCGAAGGTGCTGGGCCCGGCCGGCGAGCCCGTCGTGCCGAAGGCCGTGCTGGGGTCCCAGCAGCACTTCGCGGAGGACGGCGCCATCGCCCTACGCGCGTCGATCGACGAGCGGGTCACCGACCTGAACCGCACCGCGGCCGTGCTGAACGCCGGGAAGTACACGGAGCCGGAGCGGGTCCTGTCGGACCTGAGCAACACGTACCAGAAGTGGACCGGCACCACCGTGCTGGACCTGGAGAGCGGCAAGGTGCTCGCCGCCCGTGGTGAAACGATTCCTCTGGGCTGGCTCGACAAGGACGCGCTCACCGGCGACAACGCCCTGACGCCGCGCATGGTCCGCCTGAAGACCGGCGACGTGCGGCTGATGACCATGGCGCTCCTCGACTGGAAGGACCGCCCGCAGCAGCTCCTCATCGCCTCCAACAGCCTCTCCGTCCCCGCCATCAACCTCGGCCCGTTCCGCTCGATGGCGGTCGTGGCCCGCGGCGGCGAGATCCTCGCCACGGCAGGCTTCGAGCAGGCCGAGGCGCTGAACTCCGACGCCGAGCGCGACGAGCTCACCTTCCTCCAGAAGCAGATGAGCCGCCTCTCCGAGGACGCCGCCGAGGAGACCGAGGAGGACCCGGTCAGCGCCCGCGAGCCCGGTTCCCGCGGCTACCCCGGCGTCAGCGGCACCCTGCTCGGCGACTCCTACAACGGACGGATCGCCACCGCCGGCTACGCCTCCCTCGCCTCCGCCGACCCCGAGCAGCGCAAGAGCGTCGGCGCGGGCCTCGGTCTGACCGTCGTGGCCATGCTCCCCGTGGTGCAGGAGGAGGCCGCCGGGCAGGAACGCGAGCTGTACGGGCTGATCGCGGCCGGTGTGCTCGTGGTCGTCGGCCTGCTCGCGGCCGCCCTGCTCTGGCGGGCCGTGCAGCGGCCCCTGCTCGCCCTCTTCCTGGAGTCCCGCCGGCTCGCCCGCGGCGATCTGACCCGGCCCGTCGCCGTGCCCCGCTGGGGCGAGGCCGCCCGGGTCGGCGCCGCCCTGGAACGGCTGCGCGCGCAGCTGGCCGGCGGGGACGTGGAGCCCTCCACCCAGCGCACCGGCCGCCGCGGCCGGTTCGGGCTGCGGGTGCCGCTCGCCCTGACGGCCTTCCTGCTCCTGCTGTGGTGCGTGCCCGTCGGCCTGCTGCTCAACCGCACGGACGCCTCCGTCAGCGTGCCCAGCACCATGGTCAACGACCAGCGCGACCGCACCGACCTCGTCGCCGACCGGGTCCGCCGGGCGCTGAACGAGGCCCAGGCCGACCTCGCGTCCATGACCCGGCTGATCGACCCGTCCGACGCGGACACCGCCTCGGACGTCCTGTCCGACGCCCTGCGCGAGCACACTCGCTACGGCTCCCTCTACGTCCTCGACCGGGGCGGCGAGGTGATCGCGCGCGCCGGTGACGAGCCGCACGCCGGCTGGGGAGACGACGAGGGGACCAAGGGCGAGGACGCCCCGCTGATCCGGGTGACCGGCGAGGGCGGCAAGAAGCCGGTGATCCAGGCCGCGGCCGCCGTACCGGAGCACAAGGGCATGACGCTCGTCGGCGAGATCCGCGTCGAGTTCCTGAACTCGCTGCTGGCCCGGCCCGGCCTCGGCGAGGTCCGGGTCGTCGACGCGAAGGCCCGGACCATCGGCGCCAGCGACGGCTTCCTCGCCTTCGAGGGGCTGCCCCGGGACTCGCTCACCGACCTCGTGAAGGCCGGCGGTCTCAGGGTCGGCGCCGGACCCGTGGAGAACGGGCTGCTCATCCGCGAGGGCCGCTCGGTCACGGTCGCCGCGGCGGCGCCCTTCTCCGGCGGCGGTGTGGCCTCCGACATCGGCTGGACCGTCGTGAGCTGGCAGAACGCCAAGCACTTCGAGATCGCCGCGTACGAGCGCGAGGACCGCAGCGTGCTCGCCGGGATGCTCGGGCTCGCCCTGATCGTGGTGTGCCTGGGCTGGATCCACCTGGTCGTGGTCCGGCCGCTGCGCGCCCTGGCGAGCAGCGCCGAGAAGCTGGCCGACGGCGACCTCAAGACCGTGCTGTACCCCCGCTACCACGACGAGGTGGGCGCCGTCGTCCGCAGCCTCGAACTGGTCCGCCAGCAGCTGCAGGCTCGCAGGCAGAACCAGGCGCGCCGGAGTGCCGAGCCCCGGCTCGGCGCCGGAGGAAGGTGA